The genomic stretch ATCCTTCTAACACTAGATGGTCAATTGTTCTTCACGAAAAATATCTTCCCAATAGTACTGATGAAAATCAACATTTTAACTATGAGCCCCTTTTGTTTCGAAACACATGCACGTCATTCATCTGAAAAAAATGAGTTAGATGATGTGTATGTTATTCGTTGTGAGCATAAAAATGAGAAAACTATTAAGTAAATGTTTTATATCACTTAATAATTTATAATTATTcattttaatcatttttattccttttactaaagatttaatgttgttgttgattatccTAATTGGTTTCAAATATTGTTCAAATTATAGGTGCTTGGCGATCACTGACAAATCTTAGCATACAACTTTTTGACAACCTacaagactttccattttggcTATTGCTTTTGTTGATTAATCATTTGTTTTAGTTTTATTGTAAAATCATAAGGTGTATGTCATTTTGGATTTGTATTTGGTGTAAACAATGAATATTTGTGGTACAATATTTCTGTTTgagaaatgagaaaaatgtaCAATGTTTCTATTTCAAAAATCTGCAAAATATGAAAGTATAAAAAATCTATAATGTTATCCCTCGGTTTTTACTTATAACCAAGGTAAAAATATTGCACCATTACCACAGTTTTACACAAAATCGAGATTTAATATTGGGCGCATCATCTAGttctaaaaataataaaaatgcagATGTTGGAGTTCGAACACATGTGCAAATAACTTTACATCTCGATTTTTAAATAATCGATGGATAAAGTGGCAGTTTTCATGACGCATTTCGTTATGTTCGATGCAATCACATCCGCACAAAAATTTCGGTAAAATCTCAGTCGCTTAATTAACACTATTGGTGTTTTGTATGACCCACTAAAACTTTGATAATTGAATATTGATTTGGAAAAATCGATACTTATTGCACTACCAAATTTTTTACATTTGATCAAAAAATCCGAAAAATACCTGCAGTTTTTTTGTAACATATCATATAGAATTTTTTGAAATACCAGACAAATCAGATATTTCAAATATACTActaaatttttaaaaatattttacCGGATATTTTGTCTGAACTTTTTGATAGAATTTTGACAAGAATAACACGGATGTTATAGAAATATGGGAGGTGCCATTTATAAGTCGGGTTGTTGGGAGATTTCTCCCGAAATCGTTACTTAAAGCCCATGCCCATTATAAAAGCCCATTATAAAAGCCCATTATATTCCACAAATCCTTTTATTTCTCTCTGTAACTCTTCTCAACATCCTTTGCAGCCACAAACCCTAAATCAGCCTGCGCTTCTCTGCTCTTTACTGCCGCCGCAGCCGCTCGCAGTCACCGAGACGAAGTTGCAACCATGGGGCGAGTTCGTACCAAAACCGTGAAGAAATCCTCCCGTCAAGTCATCGAGAGGTACTACTCTCGAATGACTCTGGATTTCCACACCAACAAGAAGATTCTAGAGGAGGTTGCTCTGATTCCAACCAAGAGGCTTCGAAACAAGATTGCAGGATTCTCCACTCACCTTATGAAGCGTATCCAGAAAGGACCGGTTCGCGGAATCTCCCTGAAGCTGCAGGAGGAGGAGCGTGAACGTCGTATGGACTTTGTTCCTGAAGTCTCTGCCATTAGGACTGACCAGATCGAAGTCGATAAGGAAACTCTTGAAATGCTTGCCGCTCTCGGTATGTCTGAGATTCCCGGCGTCGTCCAGGTTGATCCGGTTGCAGTTCAGCCGATCCCCTTTGGTCGCGGTGGTGGCGGCGCTGGTGCTCCTGGAAGGAGGTTTTAAGTTTAAGCTTTTTTCTAATTTTTGTTATGTCAAGACTATTAGATTTGTTTTACTTTTGAAAAATGTTTTTGTTATGGTTGAACTGGTTTAAGTTATTGTAATGgaattttaatatatatattttttgcATTCTGAATTGTATGGAATTGTATGAATGATGCTAGTTTTATGACTTTGAATTAATAATCTGTGAGTTGATTTGGTTTATTGGTTTATGGTGGGTTTTATTAGGGTTCATGAATGGTGGTTTTTTCCATCATAAAGCTCACATCACATTCGTTTTGTAATTGGTTTCATAATTTTGGATTAGTTTTAGTAAGTATTGTATCCTTTCTTCCTTCTTTGGATAAGCAGATTCGTTTTGTAATTGGTTTCATAATTTTGGATTAGTTTTAGTAAGTATTGTATCCTTTCTTCCTTCTTTGGATAAGTGCTTGTTTGGATAAGCAGCTTAGTGCTTATCAAATTCAGAGCCAGTGGATGAACTCAGATAAGCTATTTCTGTAGCAATTAACAAAATAATGTTGAATTGTTTTTATATATGTTTAGTTCTGCTAATATATCTAGCAAAATAGTTTTACTTATGTTGGTAGATGAGTTCAGATAAGCTAATCTAAAAAATATGCCTTAAGTGCCTCATCAAATGGGAAAACAATTTGCTTCTTCTCTCTCAATCTCATCATTTTCACACATTAATCATAATTGTTTAATCATAATTGTTTGTATATTACACTTTTAACATTGACACCGTCTCCAATTCCCTTGCATCATGAATAGCTCTTATATATAAGTTGTTTGTTAGAACCCTACATTGATTATCTAAAATTGCTCATAATTATCTACACTGTTGAAGTGGTTTGATTCACTTGGAGGTTTATAATTAAGTTCGGAATGGATGGAGATGTGGATGGGCAACAGAGGAATGGATGAGAGATGCCGATGGGCAACGTAGGAAATGGTGTTTGGCCGGGAGATGCCCATGGGCAAGAGAGGAATGGGTGATAGTGACTTGGAAAAGACTCAAATGGTATAGAGACTGACTTTGTGGATTAGTTACAATGATTTCCATTAGACATAACCTTATTTTTAAGAGCTTCAGACCTAAACCGATAAATCCAAATACTGAAAAAGTCCATTGGGTGAACATGGGTCGGTTGCAGGTTATGTGGGTTAGAAGTGCCATTGGGTGAACATGGGTCGTTTGCAGGTTATGCGGgttaaaaaatgatttttagatATATGCAGTATAAATTGACTATTGCTTTCATATATTTTTTGGACTATGGTCGGTGGTCTTGGCCCAATTCAATTCTAGTTTAAACCCTAATCAATGACAAGTTAAACCACACAACACGTTGAAAACACATTGAAAGATTAGAGAATGAGCAGCAGCACGAGAGAAAACTGAGTGAAAACCAAACAAAACCTTAGCGCCGATACCTTCTCTTTTAATCAAACATCTTTCTTCGCTTTGAATTCCAAAACGCGTTCAAAGCCTTATTCTACGACCAACGGTTGatttgtttcatttttatttttgtgtgaTTTAAGTTTTTTTTAATGGATTATTTTATGATCTAATGGTCTGGCTATGCTAATATTGGAATAATATGATAAGAGTTTTTCATTTTATTCATTTGGATTTTTTCTTGCTCATTTGTATTTTTTCTTCTGTGATGAACAAAGTTATTGAATATTTAATCTGGTGATGTTAATTGCTTAGGTACGATGGTTAGTGTTTTATTTATtaatttgtattttttttaaaagaagAATAGCAACAACTCTACTCAGTAGAgtacaattttttttctttttgttttagaGTTTTTACTAACGTTTGCTTTTGTTGCTTTATGTGTTCTTATCTAAAGAATAAAAGTAGAATTTTTTATCCATATGTCccatttttttcaatttttttctaaaataacTTGGTTTTCAACTTTTTTTCCAAATTACCCCAgtttcaaaaataaaataaaatacgTAAGGCATAGACTTTAGACTAATTGATGCATACCCTTAAACTTTAAGTGGGGGCGCAATTGGATTGACTACAGTACATGGTGctgtcaatccaattggcgcccatgtgtaatttgaaagaggagacgccaattggtctgacgcctcagtgtaatgtgattttttttataaatagatgtgttgtgtgattcatttttccatATTTCTGGGACATCTGTAGTTTCGATCAACTGGAGAGTGAGTTGGTTCattggttagatggaaaaatactAGAAGGAAAAAAAATAGAAGTATTGAGTGTAaaaactgataaggatgttagggaaatgatgtttggatgagatgacatcagtttgattgttgtaatgAGTTAGAAATATTCTGTTTtaagtttgcttatgttgtagtgatgcttgttgttaaccttgttgtaacaaaaagagAGTGATATATAAAAATGCAAGGTTACGAAAATTGAAAGGAGATACAAAATTATGATGCAGATGTTACTCTTAGATTGAGACATTTGTTCTTATTGTGTCATGGTTGACGACATATACTgcataatcttatcattttatcagtcgtatccatttctgttctaatacgcATGCTATTTGGCCgtctttttttctttcttcgcatctcatcgttgtgccaaactatgtcactTTCATATGGAAGCCAGTATTCCTTCATTGatagcactgagaagcttttgttatacacattcatgacgACAATGGTCTTGTAAATATcagatagatggttgtaagcgtcctaacgagtatgtgcgcatgccgcaatgacatgggagcaaggaatacggaaggcctgaaattttccacaatcgcaccaacttctatttagtttgacaacatagaataaatttggcctcccctcattgtggtcGATTGTTTCCCGTTcactgaaattttgcctatgacggtcaaagactataaccgcttgtgtgctagctttgatactttcctctttcatcactttcatacatCATTCATGAATATTTGACCCGACATTAACattgcactccatctttcacctctggttgcgaaggtagaagtcaacctaaaataggttgttctgaACAAAGCGGTTATTGatagatttctaatgcctttgaatacaccgttcatgcattccacaaggtttgttgtcatgttGCCCCATCGACAgcctctgtcaaatgcccttgtccactgctctactaGTATGTTATCCACCCATCTTCATGCATCTGTATTAAACAATCTAATTTCATCACGGTAATgttgaaatgacggctgagttagagcatacctTGCATTCAATACTTTTTTGCGaaggttcttatctttgattgcacacatgaagttttgtgcgatatgtctaatgcaataaacatgggtagaaggaggatcatgccatccgttaTCATGGTTATTATAAGCACTCTCAATGACATCATGTCTATCTAAAATCAAGTAGAGATTGACTTATGGagcgacatgtgttctgagatgtcgaaggaagaaaccccaaccaccagcgATTTCACCTTCGACAAGAGCAAAGacaatgggaaagacattattgttgtcgtcttgtgcaacaGCCATACGCAAAGTACCATTGTATTTGAAGTAaaaccatgttccatcaatttgaataataggtttgtagaatgtaaaacctttgatgcacggttcaaacgcccaaaagaggcggtgaaagattctatttcAAGCAACACAAGTTTCGTCTGGCGTAAATGCTGGCAATGCctccataattgcaacagttcctggtacgtatgtttttagtgcccataataaccgtgacaattctttgtatgaatcctcccagttgccgaatacatgttcaacaacctttgtcccCGCAATCCACGCTTTATTATAAGATgaagtataattatatcttgtgacgatatgaaatattattatactcaccttcactgatgggtctttgttaGTAAGCagcaaaatgtcttgacatatcaatgcaacacttaatttacggtgatcttgttcaacatTAGTAGCAATGCAACTCTGAGGTGGGTCCATAAAAGCTATCTCCTAAGAGTCGCTTCTCTGTTTATGAGACACAACCaaccgaaacttacaaaggatgttacgacattcaatgacataccttctcgaatcagtgcaTTTCACGGTGAAATCAACAAagttattcatgtgaaatttttcgatagctcgcacacattcttctttagtgcggaACATGTCTCCCACTTTTAACTCACTCTCTAGTCGTGGATACCAGTTATAaaaaacactgttggatgtttcatcgtcatgcagatccatgtttgtcatatgttgaggcagattatatacatgacttggaggtaatggcGCTGGATGATCGTAATCTTCTatgttgttgttcaacatatgatcgacaTGTGTCTCGGTCGGCTTTATCTGAGTTTTctgaatcaaattcatcagattcaaCTTGATTAGTTATCATAGATTGCTGAGATggtatacttggttgaagagtaatatataactcaatagagttgcaaccagagtattcgtgactaacaaacatatattcaacatcttcatcgtcccGTACCTTTAGCGGGAAAAATTTGCATTGACTGTTCTCGAAAAAAatggattttgatacgtgattTATGACACAAGACCAGATCCTATGCAGGATTCAATtcgttttttcaaatgcaagaaatctgaatttctcttgatcgtaagtcggatagtatcggtgtttcgaaaacaaaaccCGTATAGATCACACTCGTATCTCTCACCGTTGCAGTGAGCATTGATAATATATTTTGGTGCagatgacattgtaatattttttatgcagatgaaaagtaatatttttttggtgcagatggatttgtgttgattgttaggtgtagatagtaagacacttaaatagacaagtgatgtgtcaaacatgcaagccCTAACTCTAGTCCAATTGGTGTTAGCATGTATTCCTTGTACATGagcgccaatccaattggcgctaGCATGTATTCCTTGCAGACCTCGTAACTCAGCATGCAGAGTCATGCATGCACTAGGCTAGGTGAAGACCATGCATGCATGAAAGTCTATGAGACGTCCGTTTGATTGACGATAGCATGTTACATTTGCATGTGTAAGCCAAACCATTTGACGCTAGCATGCAAACACTACTATCCATGCATTCAAACTTTTGCATGTATTTGCATGTCACTCATTATAAATAGTCATGCAAGTCTCACATTTTTCCTCACCAACAATCACTTATTCCTCTACAACAATAActctttcatctgcaacaaccATTGTTTCAAATATTTACTTCGACAAGATGTCTCTCTTCACTATGGGTGAATCGCATAGAGGCATAATTGCAAACAtaacaacttatgtaagcgtttaattcttgtattatttttctagaataatttttaataacgatacttaatttgttgtttatcttttataaattaacgtaatttgttgtttcttttttaggatgtttctaggtttcgaactcgggtccacgaatttgtacacatggacccgatgattcaatCGTATGTCGAACTCGTCggttttggacatataagcaaaataatgtcttggtcggtggataataaatttattcttgcattatgtgaaagatggtgtcccgagacacacacattctgaTTTCCAATCGGTGaatgtaccgtgacgttagaagacgtctacatgtTATTGGGACTTTCTATCGAAGGTAAGGCagtaaatggtaaaaccaactatgcaaattcaatttgcatgaACCTCTTGGAtactgatttgttagatgataactcgagagATCAAGGTATACTTCTTTCATGCCTTAAGACATATTATAACAACTTATAGTTAGATGAGAATTCTACCGAAGAGactcgaataataaaaactaggtgttacattatgcttttaattggtttatttttatttcccgaaggtagtggttctagtatgcatgttatgtatttacctttactaagacatgtagatagaatatgaagttacagttgggggttcacttgtttggcttatctttatagctttttgtgtaaaaatgcacacaaagacacatctatattttctggatgtgctattttgctccaagcatggggttggtccagactactgtccctagcgcccgtcaacaacaacctattcacattcccgtatgcacaaaaataagttcttaaaaatgggctatatttacttactttaccgattattatctctaaataatatttttacttttatggtgcagatggtcggcatgtggtatgagttataacagatgaCCTAGACACTATATTACCCAGTATcacaatctcttggatcaccttcgaccaaCAGATGTATGACCATTAACCTAATTATTTCGTAATAATTTATTAATTTCTTCTACCAAAAttataatctaatatatgttcacatttcagttcatttgatgtccatatctaaatttggatcatgccCATGAAATCAATGAACAAGACGCAACCATTTGGATTACATGCACACCGATTAGaagattcaccactgtggagatgcacaatagtgatcgtCTAGATCTGAGTTAATGATCAATGGAACTTtaatccatggcaaagcttcgctagatctgagtgtctCAAAAGGAAGCACCGccaagaccatgtcttaactgacgctgtgatgccaactgaagaaaaaccaagtcgtaattatatggcttggtacagatcgaTTGGATTTGAGTTCATCGCCAAGGATATGTACCTATAAGATCCATGGCAGGCAACTTACACACTAGAAGactcaacatctaacccccaatAACATTGTCAGACCGGCTACTCACAATCCCCTATCCATCAAAATTTCTgatccacaaacacacaaacatacaatcctaacatgccaaacacccaaccacaataccaagagcataccccgtaccaccaccaacaactagatcatcatcaagacatccaacatcgctatgcacccaacacatcacctTATCATAGCCaccttagccaaaacactcaactttcatttaacaccaaccgtccctcctcctaccatagccaagaagcataaacatctcaaaaccaaaaccttcaacaaccatatgtctaccaaacaccacaacaatcatttcaacctttcctcgacgcatcattcacacgAATGCCTCCCTTCAATCGTCTTGGTTGCCCTCCAACAACTCAAACCCAACCCAACTACTCtagcatgggtcatgaactcagtTATGACGGTACCCCTtcgatgcatacacaagactacgctgatttgtctgactatctcagGCAATCTTCTGCAgttggtggtgatgttcctggaCCCTCAGGtactcaaacacctggggtgaatcgtcaacgtgggttagaGCCATGAGTTCaggtagctaggggatgtgggactGAAGGTCGATTAGGTGATTCTGGTCAtcgacattagtcttttttgtgtaaatgagtattaatattaatatgaattggtccgatttcgactttatctatcatgtacgatgtttttaaaaaaaaattacgAAACACACACAGATGTCAGACCAATTGGCGCATCTTTTAAAACTTCACACGAAGGTGTCAATTGTATTGACAACATAAGGTGgactagccaatccaattgacgtctCCTCTCTAAGTTTAAAAGCAGACACCAATTCATCTGGCACCTCCTCTTCAAAGTGAGATAGTTTAAGAATTTTTATGAAAACtgcattattttttttatttttttttaaaaactgaGTTATTTgagtaaattttttataaaagTATCTGTTTcaattttaataatttatatttagAATTTTTAAAGAAGCATGATAGTAAAAAGAATTATGGGAACCTTTCATTGAGTACTTGGTGCTCTTAGTTAGTTGTTGCTGCTTGAATATTTATTGTTTTTGAATCTGTCGTGAATATGAACATGTAATATAATAAGAAAAAAATATTTgttatatttttaataaatatgaAAGGACAATTTGGGTTAGAAATTATACGAACTAACTcaatttttataaaattttaaaatattgCAAAAAAATTGTTATTTAAATAATTCTAGGACAAGTTAATAATAGTTCAAACCGATTCAACCCAACTATACAAACTATTTAAACCGACAAACCGTCAAACATTAAAATCAAACTAGATATTGGATGAAACAGGGTCTAACTTTTTCAACTATTAATTAGTTCAGTTTATTAAATTTGAGTTCGAACCTATCTATAACCTACTATTGTCCAGACTTAATAATAACTAATAAGCACTCTTTATTCTTCCTTCTCCTCAATCTCAAATATATATGATAAGAAAAGAATTGAGTGAAAATAGAATATGATATGATATAATCATGAGAGAAAGGACGAGAAAGAAAGGATCTAAATCTTTGAAATTCAATGTGTTTTCCAAAATCAAACAGTGCTAATAAGACCTATACAAGTTGTGCATGATATACATAGTAGCACAATCTTTTATTCCTTTCTCCATGACAACCAATTAATCAATCCACTGGAGAAGAATAATCTATAATGATATCATTTATTTATGCATACAACATTATCATATACTCCTATTTTGTGCTTATTGTATCTATGCAGCTGATTTAAACTCTTTAGACATCTTCCATGTATGCAAAACCTTTCCAAAAACATCATAGAATACAATATCAACATTGGTTTCTGTCATTTGAACAGACATGAACCCTTGCCCATCATGATACAGCTTCAATTCTTCTTCATCCCATGGCTTCACATCTCCCCTCCATGCCTTTGATCCACCTCCACTTGTCAAAAATTGTATTCCACTACAAAGTTTATGCAAATACTTGAGTTTCACAAACTATGTTAATGTTGAGGATGTTCACTATTTACTAGTAGTAATAAACCATGCTTACCTTTCTTTGTCAATTATGTGCTCCAAGCAATGATCATGTCCATTGATGTATGCATCAACATTGTTTGACTGCAGAAATTGGATACATATtatcaagttttcatgcattgACTTCAATAATATTAATAACTTTTTTAATTAAAACATGTTTTAAG from Lathyrus oleraceus cultivar Zhongwan6 chromosome 7, CAAS_Psat_ZW6_1.0, whole genome shotgun sequence encodes the following:
- the LOC127107362 gene encoding 40S ribosomal protein S17, coding for MGRVRTKTVKKSSRQVIERYYSRMTLDFHTNKKILEEVALIPTKRLRNKIAGFSTHLMKRIQKGPVRGISLKLQEEERERRMDFVPEVSAIRTDQIEVDKETLEMLAALGMSEIPGVVQVDPVAVQPIPFGRGGGGAGAPGRRF